Genomic window (Streptomyces sp. LX-29):
TCGCCGAGCGGATGGAGCAGGACGGCACCCCCTCGGGCAAGCCCGAGGTCGACGTCGCCTGAGCGGAGCCCCTTCGACGGATTCCCCCACCACGACGGATTCAGGAAGCCCCCGATACGACATCAGGTGTCGTATCGGGGGCCTTTTCCATACCCGGGCCCATGACAAGCCCTGCTAATGGCGCGAAGGACCGGCAATTTATTGTCCGTAGCGGCACAAGCGCGCACGTCCGTAGCGTCATTCCCATGCCGACCACGTCAATTCCGCGCCAGGCGCCACCGGTTCCGTTCTTCACCCAGGCGGAAAGCTTCACCGAGCTGTGGCCGCTCATCGCTCGGCACACCGATGACGTCTTCGACCGCGGCAAGTTCTCCCATGGCCGTAAGGTCGCCGAACTGGAAAGCGCCATCGCCGGATACACCGGCGCCCGGCACGCCGTGGCGGTCAACAGCGGCACCGACGCCCTGGTCCTCCTGTTGCGCGCGGCGGGCGTCGAGCCGGGCGACGAGGTCATCGTCCCCGCCTTCAGCTTCTTCGCCTCCGCCTCCGCCGTCAGCCTGGCCGGGGCCACCCCGGTCTTCGCCGACATCACCGCGGACGGCGACTACGGCATGGACGCAGGCTCCGCCGAGGCGGCGATCACCGATCGCACCCGCGCCCTGCTGCCCGTGCACCTCTTCAGCCAGCTCGCCGACATGGCGGCGCTCTCCCAGCTGGCCCACCGCCACGAGCTGACCCTGCTGGAGGACAGCGCCGAGGCCATCGGGATGCGCTGGAACGGCACCCACGCCGGCCTGCTGGGCGCCGGCGGCGTGCTGTCCTTCTTCCCCACCAAGACCCTCGGCGCGCTGGGCGACGCCGGGATGATCCTCACCGATGACGAGCAGGTGGCCGAGCGGGCCGGGGTGCTGCGCCACCACGGCCGGATGGGCCGGACCATCGACCACATCGCGGGGATCTCCAACCTCTCCGGGGTCTCCGGCACCAACAGCAAGATGGACGACGTCCAGGCGGCGGTGCTGCTGGCCAAGCTGACCCGACTGGACCAGGACATCGCCCGCCGCGCCGAGCTCGCCGCCGCCTACACCGAACGGCTGGCCGGCGCCGACGGGGTGCTGGCCGTGCCCCGCCGGGTGCCGCGGCCGGTCGCCAGCGACCCGGTCCACTACGTCTACCTCGTCGAGGTCGAGCGGCGGGACGAGCTGGTGGCCCATCTGACCGCCCGCTCGATCGGCACCGAGACCTACTACCCCCGGCCGCTGCACCTCCAGCCCTGCTACGCCGGGCACCCGGACCACCGCGCGGGCCGCTTCCCCGTCGCCGAGGCCGCCTGCGAGCGGACCGTCGCGCTGCCGCTCTACCCGGACCTCACCGAGGAGCAGCTCGACACGGTGTGCACCGCGATCTTCGACTTCTACGCCGGGAGGCGGTGACGATGTCCCTCATCCCCTTCTTCCCCCCCGACCTCTTCGAGCAGGACCGCGAGGCGTTCAAGCGGCTGCTGCACGAGGTGGGGACCGATGCCGAGCAGAAGTTCATCCTGGGCCGGCGCACCGCGGAGCTGGAGGCGGAGCTCGCCCGCTCCACCGGGGCCGAGCACGTCATCGCCTGCTCCAGCGGCACCGGCGGGCTCAACCTCGCCGTCCAGGCGCTGGGCGTCGGGCCCGGCGACGAGGTCATCGTGCCCGCCTTCTGCTGCCAGCCGGTGGCCAGTTCGGTGGCCAACCTGGGAGCGACCCCCGTCTTCGCCGACGTCGACCCGCACACCATGGTGATCGACCCGGACGCCGTGGAGCGGCTGATCACCGAGCGGACCCGGGCCGTCATGCCGGCCCATGTCTTCTCGGTCATGGCGGACATGCCGCGCCTCAAGAAGATCGCGCAGCGGCAGGGCATCCCCGTCATCGAGGACGCGGCGGTGGCCGAGGGCGCGGTCCTGGACGGTGTCCCCTCGGGACGCTGGGGGGACCTGGGAGTCTTCTCGTTCTTCCAGGTCAAGGCGTTCGGCACAGCCGGCGAGGGCGGGGTGGTGCTCACCGACGACCCGGAGCTGGCGCGCACCGTGCGGATGCTGCGCAACCACGGCCAGGACGGCGTCCACCGCTTCCTGCACCACCGCGTGGGCCAGAACAGCCGCTTCGACGAGATCCTCGCCGCCTTCCAACTGCACCGGCACGGCGGCTTCGCCGACCGGCTGGAACGGCGCGCCCGCATCGCCGACTACTACACCGAGCGCTTCGCGCCGCTGGCCGAGCGCGGTCTGCTCGCCCCGCCCGCCGGGCGCAACGGCCGCTGCTACTACGTCTACTCGCTGCTGGTCCGGCGTCGCGGCGATCTGCGCGCCTGGCTGACCGAGAAGAACATCGGCAGCCACGTCTACTACCCCGTACCGCTGCCCCGCCAGCCCGCCTTCGAGCGGTACGCGCCGGACGGCGTCGAGTGGCCCGGCGCCCAGCACGCCAGCGACCACAACCTGGCCATCCCCATCTGGCCACACCTCACCGATGCGCAGGTCACCTATATCGCCGACGCGATCTGCGAATTCTTCGACTGAGCACGGAGGAGCTTCGATGACCACGAAACTGGTCGTGATAGGTCAGGGGTACGTGGGGCTGCCGCTGGCGGTCGCGGCGGCCGAAGGCGGCTTCCACGTCGTCGGATACGACATCGACGAGCGGCGCGTGGACAAGCTCGCGGCCGGGGACAGCTACGTCGGGGACGTGGCGGCGGAGCGGCTGCGCGCGATCCTCGACCGGGGCACCTACCGGC
Coding sequences:
- a CDS encoding DegT/DnrJ/EryC1/StrS family aminotransferase; the protein is MPTTSIPRQAPPVPFFTQAESFTELWPLIARHTDDVFDRGKFSHGRKVAELESAIAGYTGARHAVAVNSGTDALVLLLRAAGVEPGDEVIVPAFSFFASASAVSLAGATPVFADITADGDYGMDAGSAEAAITDRTRALLPVHLFSQLADMAALSQLAHRHELTLLEDSAEAIGMRWNGTHAGLLGAGGVLSFFPTKTLGALGDAGMILTDDEQVAERAGVLRHHGRMGRTIDHIAGISNLSGVSGTNSKMDDVQAAVLLAKLTRLDQDIARRAELAAAYTERLAGADGVLAVPRRVPRPVASDPVHYVYLVEVERRDELVAHLTARSIGTETYYPRPLHLQPCYAGHPDHRAGRFPVAEAACERTVALPLYPDLTEEQLDTVCTAIFDFYAGRR
- a CDS encoding DegT/DnrJ/EryC1/StrS family aminotransferase; this translates as MSLIPFFPPDLFEQDREAFKRLLHEVGTDAEQKFILGRRTAELEAELARSTGAEHVIACSSGTGGLNLAVQALGVGPGDEVIVPAFCCQPVASSVANLGATPVFADVDPHTMVIDPDAVERLITERTRAVMPAHVFSVMADMPRLKKIAQRQGIPVIEDAAVAEGAVLDGVPSGRWGDLGVFSFFQVKAFGTAGEGGVVLTDDPELARTVRMLRNHGQDGVHRFLHHRVGQNSRFDEILAAFQLHRHGGFADRLERRARIADYYTERFAPLAERGLLAPPAGRNGRCYYVYSLLVRRRGDLRAWLTEKNIGSHVYYPVPLPRQPAFERYAPDGVEWPGAQHASDHNLAIPIWPHLTDAQVTYIADAICEFFD